The following coding sequences lie in one Saimiri boliviensis isolate mSaiBol1 chromosome 6, mSaiBol1.pri, whole genome shotgun sequence genomic window:
- the KCNE3 gene encoding potassium voltage-gated channel subfamily E member 3 has product METTNGTETWYKSMHAVLKALNATLHRNVLCQPGPGLDPGPDNQTEKRQASQPGRDDNSYMYILFVMFLFAVTVGSLVLGYTRSRKVDKRSDPYHVYIKNRVSMI; this is encoded by the coding sequence ATGGAGACTACCAATGGAACTGAGACCTGGTACAAGAGCATGCATGCTGTACTGAAGGCTCTAAATGCCACTCTTCACAGAAACGTGCTCTGCcagccagggccagggctggaTCCAGGGCCAGACAACCAGACTGAAAAGCGGCAGGCCAGCCAACCTGGCCGTGATGACAACTCCTACATGTACATTCTCTTCGTCATGTTTTTATTTGCTGTCACTGTGGGCAGCCTCGTCCTGGGATATACCCGCTCCCGCAAAGTGGACAAGCGTAGTGACCCCTATCATGTGTACATCAAGAATCGTGTGTCTATGATCTAA